One segment of Saprospiraceae bacterium DNA contains the following:
- the ygiD gene encoding 4,5-DOPA dioxygenase extradiol: MHRKEFLQSLALLPLFACKMKLQDFPKMTETLPHTEKMPVLFVGHGSPMNALEDNAFTRSLKKLGEQFKQEGKKPAAILVVSAHWLTRGSHVNIAPKPETIHDFGGFPQALFDAQYPAPGSPELAKETAKLSALIHETDTWGLDHGAWTILMHLFPEADVPVFQLSIDYYQPLQYHLDLAKELSALREKGVLIIGSGNIVHNLRMSMARLREGDTRPYDWAIEFDQWVTEKIVERDFQRLVAYEQAGEAGKLSVPTTDHYIPMLYSLGLAGEKEEIRQAYEEVTFGGISMRTFQVG; the protein is encoded by the coding sequence ATGCACAGAAAAGAATTTCTTCAATCACTGGCCTTGTTGCCGCTATTTGCCTGCAAAATGAAACTTCAGGATTTTCCCAAAATGACCGAAACCCTGCCCCACACCGAAAAGATGCCTGTACTATTCGTCGGGCACGGCAGCCCGATGAACGCTTTGGAGGACAACGCTTTCACGCGCAGTCTCAAAAAGCTCGGCGAACAATTCAAACAGGAAGGCAAAAAACCAGCGGCCATTCTGGTCGTGTCGGCGCATTGGCTCACGCGCGGCAGTCATGTGAACATTGCACCTAAGCCGGAGACGATTCACGACTTCGGCGGCTTCCCGCAGGCGCTGTTCGATGCCCAATATCCCGCGCCCGGCTCACCCGAACTGGCAAAAGAAACCGCCAAACTCTCCGCCCTCATCCACGAGACCGACACTTGGGGTCTCGACCACGGGGCATGGACAATTCTCATGCACCTGTTCCCCGAAGCCGATGTGCCAGTGTTCCAGTTGAGCATTGACTACTATCAGCCCCTCCAATATCACCTTGATTTGGCGAAAGAGCTGAGCGCCTTGCGCGAAAAAGGCGTGCTCATCATCGGCAGCGGCAATATCGTGCACAACCTGCGCATGAGCATGGCCCGTCTGCGCGAGGGTGACACCCGCCCCTACGACTGGGCCATCGAATTCGACCAATGGGTGACGGAAAAAATCGTCGAACGCGACTTCCAACGCCTCGTGGCCTATGAGCAAGCGGGTGAAGCGGGCAAGCTCTCCGTGCCGACCACCGACCACTACATCCCCATGCTCTATAGCCTCGGCCTCGCAGGCGAAAAAGAGGAAATCCGGCAGGCTTACGAAGAAGTGACGTTCGGGGGTATCAGTATGCGTACTTTTCAGGTGGGGTGA
- a CDS encoding BlaI/MecI/CopY family transcriptional regulator produces the protein MQKKSADQPYQPSEAELEILNFVWKLEPVAVRTLHERITATRDVGYTTVLKQVQRLVEKGVLEKEVSADGTHLYRAVVREQAVKQLLVDKMLHAAFGGSALQMMMHALGTQKASPEELQELKSWLDQQIAKP, from the coding sequence ATGCAAAAAAAATCAGCAGACCAACCTTATCAGCCCAGCGAGGCCGAACTCGAAATCCTCAACTTCGTCTGGAAACTTGAACCGGTCGCCGTGCGCACACTCCACGAACGCATCACGGCGACCAGGGATGTCGGCTACACCACTGTGCTCAAACAGGTGCAGCGCCTCGTCGAAAAAGGGGTGCTCGAAAAAGAAGTGTCAGCAGATGGCACCCACCTCTATCGCGCCGTGGTGCGGGAGCAAGCGGTGAAACAGTTGCTCGTGGACAAAATGCTCCATGCCGCGTTTGGCGGCTCGGCGCTACAGATGATGATGCACGCGCTTGGCACCCAGAAGGCTTCGCCCGAAGAATTGCAGGAACTCAAAAGCTGGCTTGACCAACAAATTGCAAAGCCATGA